aaaatatttttaacatgaACCATAtctaaaaagtttaaaaatacttaGCTCAGCAAGTTTCATTATTCTACAAACTTGAATTATGAGTGTATGATTCAAACAATTTTTCCTACTacatttgtaaataaattattacaacttccttttttatttttgagaTTTTAACTCTATAATGGAAGTAAAGTTTTTtccttataaaaaaatatttataattcataaaatgattttgaGCATTTTTTCCATTTGGGTAGAAATAATTGCTTAAAAAacggaaaaaaaatttatttaataacatttgttatttataaaaaaaaaattaaaatgttactAAAAGAAAAGGTTAATTTCTAGCAAAAAAGACTTACGCCACTAACGGTTCCCAGGAGGTCTCCCATCCAAGTACTAAGATAGCTCGCAGCTGATTCACTTCGGAGATCGGACGGGATCCGGTGCATTCAGCAGGATATGAGCGTAAGACATTACTACCACTTTCTATCTCTCTCTTttgaattatatttatcattctACACTGCAATGTATGGGgtgataattatattataaatttatacatacatattttgataaaatctTATACATAATAAGTATTAATATAAGTTTTCACTTCCAGAATATTCTACAAAAACTATATGATtgcaattatttaaatatggaaaatatatgacaaattaataatgtaactaaatgataaataaatagaaaaataaaatattttgaatttaataataagtatttgatatgaaaaagaaatCATTCATCAGaaaactaataataaaaaaatttttcccttaagtatttattacttttatcttctttcttaaaataagattttaatttgttccttctggatatatttttttttaattatcataCTTTCTTTTAGAAATTCATAGTGTCTTTTTGCGTAGAAGAAAAGATTCAAAGTTTTATTGTTTCAAATCAAATAATggtaattgatttttttatatgcaaatttttttactattggatattttttataaaatgttttattaaatgtaaacTATTCTtctattatcttttttttgcatattaaattttattttatttatttatatcactTTTATCAAAACTAAAATATACTGAAAAAACtgtttttcttattttaggattattaagaaaattaatggttaataaaaatttcactTTAGACATGCCCGGTTAGCTCAGTCGGTAGAGCACCAGACTCTTAATCTGGCTGTCGCGGGTTCGAGCCCCGCATTGGGCTATTCTTTTGCCAGTTTCTATATATAGAGTTTAGTGTCTTTTgcttaaattaattttattacaaatttcttcttttttttattatttatttgtcaaaataactttttcaaatataaaaaatactttgtaaataattttgaatgaTTCTCTGCACCTGATAACTTTATCAGATAAAACAATTTCattgtaatataataaattatttttagtaaattaaTAGAGACATACACATCAGTtggtattatttaaaaaaaaattacaaaaattaaaagtaagtAATATGataactaaaattttattcataaaattatatattaaacttaaatatattttttcataagaataaacaatttttattgatttaatattttgtgtaataacattaatttattatataataactaaaatttttaattattgtatttGTAGTTAACTTCATTTtcatcataatttttatgatattaaaaataaatgatagttagataacaaaaattattgtatcaAAATTGTTctagtaaataaatttagataatttataatttaggaatttttattttaaaaatgtacaGATATATaggaaataaaataacttttactTTCTCATGATACAACCACCTGCTGTTGGAGTGAATTGTGGTGCACATCTACAAGTTCCTTCATAACACATTGCATTAGAAACACAAGCTGGAGCAGCTGGTCCAGCATTAATTGCACATGGAGCTCCTAATGCCAAAAGTGGAGCTGCAACTGGAACGGCAACTGGTGGTGGTGGTGGAACAACACCGTAAACTTGTCTTAAGACACAAACAGTACCTTCTTGAACAAGTTCTGGTGGGCATACACAAACACCAAGTGAACAAATTGAACCACCAGTGCATTCAACACCTGGTTGACCACATGGAGCACCTGGTATAGCTTGAGGAATAAGTCTTCCAGTAGGAACAGGCATTGCTGGCATTGGTAATGGAGAACAACCTACTACTGGAGAATAAACAACTGTTGGTTCGGCACAGGCACATGCTCCTCTAACACAAGTGGCTCCACCTAAACATGT
This Strongyloides ratti genome assembly S_ratti_ED321, chromosome : 2 DNA region includes the following protein-coding sequences:
- a CDS encoding EB domain-containing protein; protein product: MKFFFATLIALAFTSSVQGDSVSNGRIRRQVGYGFGAPVPACSPTCLGGATCVRGACACAEPTVVYSPVVGCSPLPMPAMPVPTGRLIPQAIPGAPCGQPGVECTGGSICSLGVCVCPPELVQEGTVCVLRQVYGVVPPPPPVAVPVAAPLLALGAPCAINAGPAAPACVSNAMCYEGTCRCAPQFTPTAGGCIMRK